The genomic window TGGATACTGTGAGTTTATCTTTGCAGTTGCTTCTATACCACCCATTTTTTCCATTGCTATATCCATTAAAACTAACTCAGGTTTATATAAAGAAATAAATTTTATAGCTTCTTCACCATCATTGGCTTCAGCAACTACTTCAATATCTTCTATAGTTTCAACAAGGGATGATATTCCTGCACGCACCAATTTGTGATCATCTGCAATAAGAATTTTTATTTTTTCCATCTTAGCCACCTTTCCTTTTCTTATTTTCTGGCGGAACAGTAAATGTTACTTTTACAGTTGTTCCATCACCTAGTGATGAAGATATTATTTTTAATTCCCCTCCAAAAAGTGCCACTCTTTCTTGCATTCCTATTAAACCTAGACTTTTTTGATAAACTCCTTCTTTAAGTTTTAAGTCTACATCAAAACCTTGTCCATCATTTTGTATTAGTACTTTTAAATGTTTATTATTATATTTTATCTTTATGTTTATTTTGGTAGGATTTGCATGTTTTATTGCATTTGTTATTGCTTCCTGCACAATACGATAGCAACTAATTTCTAAGTCGGATGAAAAACGAATATCACCTAAATTACTATTTAAGTTAAAGTGTATTCCAGTATGTTGAGCATATTTATCTAAATGCCATCTTAAAGCAGATTCTAACCCTAAGTCATCTAGGAGAACAGGTCGCAGAGAAAAGGAAAGGTCTTTTACATCTTCTAGAACATTATTTACCAAATCAATGCTTTTTTCTATATTATCTTCTGAATAACCTTGGCTGTTTATTTGTTGTAAATTTATTTTTAGAACAGTTAAAAGCTGACCAATTTGATCATGCAGCTCTCGTGATAAGTGTTTTCTTTCTTGTTCCTGTACATATATTAACTGTTGAGATAAGAGCTGCATCTGTTTACTAAAATCTTGAACTTGTTCAAACAGGCATATTTTACGATAAGCAACTCCTATTATTTGACCTATTGATTTTAAAAATATTTGATCATGATTATTTACCTCTATATACTTGGTATCAAATAAAAACAAAATCCCTTGCATTTGTTGATCACTTATTATAGGAATAGCTAAACAGCTTTTCCAATAATCTTCCACATTAATTTCTGATGGTATTTCATTTATCAGTTGAAAAATCTTTGCATTAAGATTTATATCATTTTGGGGCTCATAATAATGAGAAACAACTGACAATTGAGGTAGGAAATCTAAGATATCTTTAGTAAGACCCCAGTCCATATTCCTTTTAATTTTTGTTTCACCTATATTATTAAAATATAATGCTCCTCCTGGAAAAGCTTTGGTTTCTATAAATAAGGAATGAAGTAATGATGCGATATCTTCTAAACTATTTGAACGACTCATCGCTTGTGAAATGGTATTTAGAGCAAATAGCTCCTGATTTATTTGTTTTAATTGTTTTTCCGCTTTTATTCTGCGCGTTATATCTGAGTGAGTTCCTGCAATTACTGTTACCTCTCCACTATCACCCTTTTCTATAACTTTCCCCCTTGTAGAAACCCACTTCCATTCTCCAGATTTTGATTGTATTCTATATTCTATTTCCTCAAATTCGAGGTCACTTTCACCTTTTAATAATTTGTTTATCTTTTTTAATAGTTTATTACGATCATTATGATGAACTAGTTCAACCCAAGATGATATATCTGACTTAACTTCATCTAAGTCATATCCTAATATATTTATCCATAAATCATTTATTAAAAGATCTCCACTTTGAACATTCCATTCCCAAAAACCTAATTTACTTCCTTCTAAAATTTGCATTAACCTTTGTTTTTTCATAAACCCCTTCCCCGTATCTTTTTTATACATTTTATATTATAGATCATTTAGTGTATTTTTGTAATCTTTTTCCATTTTTAAGTAATAAAATGGAAGCATTTACTGCTTCCTAGGGTTTGTTATATTAATAGTTATAGTAAGGTTGCCATAATCATCTTCTTGAGAGTTAATAACCTCTCCTTTTATAGTAACATTTTCTCCTTCTCTATCTAATTTTAATTGTATCTGTTCATCTTTCTTAAAACCAGTAAAATGGATAGGCTCTGCTCTAAATAAGTTATCTTGGTCTTCTTTCTCATTAGTTGTTTCTTGATTTGCAGTGAATTCTTCAATTTTATTTGTTTTTTCATTATTATCTTCTGATTCTTCATTTAGTTCTTCTTTATTATTTGATACCTCTTCTCTTTGAGACTTTGTAATCCATGAAATGATATAATCCCTTTGCACTTCTTTAATGTTTATAAATTTAACTCCGACTAAATATTTTTTATCATCATTTTCTTGTTCTTCTTCTACTCTTACTACCTCTCCATTTAAGTGCATTAGT from Candidatus Syntrophocurvum alkaliphilum includes these protein-coding regions:
- a CDS encoding PAS domain-containing protein, encoding MKKQRLMQILEGSKLGFWEWNVQSGDLLINDLWINILGYDLDEVKSDISSWVELVHHNDRNKLLKKINKLLKGESDLEFEEIEYRIQSKSGEWKWVSTRGKVIEKGDSGEVTVIAGTHSDITRRIKAEKQLKQINQELFALNTISQAMSRSNSLEDIASLLHSLFIETKAFPGGALYFNNIGETKIKRNMDWGLTKDILDFLPQLSVVSHYYEPQNDINLNAKIFQLINEIPSEINVEDYWKSCLAIPIISDQQMQGILFLFDTKYIEVNNHDQIFLKSIGQIIGVAYRKICLFEQVQDFSKQMQLLSQQLIYVQEQERKHLSRELHDQIGQLLTVLKINLQQINSQGYSEDNIEKSIDLVNNVLEDVKDLSFSLRPVLLDDLGLESALRWHLDKYAQHTGIHFNLNSNLGDIRFSSDLEISCYRIVQEAITNAIKHANPTKINIKIKYNNKHLKVLIQNDGQGFDVDLKLKEGVYQKSLGLIGMQERVALFGGELKIISSSLGDGTTVKVTFTVPPENKKRKGG